The following DNA comes from Limnobacter sp. SAORIC-580.
TTTCTATCGAAAAAAGTTTGACAGGGAAACTTTGAACCGGGGTGTCAATATTTGCAGACTTTGTCATGACGGCATTCACGATTTGTACGATGAAATGCAATTGGCCAAGCAATTTTCAAGCGCCGAAACACTGCTGGCCGATGAGGCCTTGCAAAGGCATTTTGCCTGGGTCGCCAAAAAGAAATAAGTCAATCCGTTAAAGGGGCTATCGCCATGAATGAAAACTGGTTGTTTTACCTGAACAGAATTCGCGAAAAGCTCTGGGTCAAGCCTTTGGTAATGTGTTTGCTGTCGATTGTGGCTGCCTTTCTGGCAACCTTGGCTGATCGACCTGGCGTGGGCGACTGGTTACCCACCGTTAGCAAGGAGTCTGTGGAAACCCTGTTGGAGTTGGTGGCCTCGACTATGTTAGTGATTGCCATGTTTTCCGTGGGCTCAATGGTGTCCGCTTATGCCTCCGCCAGCAGCTCGGCAACACCCAGGTCGTTTCCGCTAGTGGTTGCTGATGACACCTCACAAAATGCCTTGTCTACGTTTATCGGGGTATTCATTTTCAGCGTGGTGGCCCTGATTGCGCTGAAAAATGATTTCTATGAAAAGGCGGGGGTCTTTGCCCTGTTTGTGCTGACGATTTTGGTGTTTGCAATCGTGATTCTTGCGTTCATCCGGTGGGTGGACAGCATTGCCAGGCTAGGGCGTTTGGGCAATACAATCGACAAAGTTGAAGCTGCCACATCGAACGCCTTCGGGCAGCGTCTCGGTATGCCTTATCTGGGCGGGCAAAAAAGCGATGGAAAGGTAGCGAATGGGGTACCTGTGGTTCGTTCCTCAATCGCTTACCTGCAGCGAATTGACATGGTCAAATTACAATCACTGGCTGAAAAATTTGATCTGAAGGTTCATGTTCAATCATTGCCTGGTACCTTTTGTACTCCCAACCGCGCGATCGCCACGGTAGAGCAGCCCTCGCAGGCTGAGGACTTGGCTGAAGAATGTTTGCAGGCCATTGCCGAGTGTTTTGTGTTGTCTGACACGCGCACTTTTGATCAGGATCCTAGGTTCGGTTTGGTGGTGTTGTGTGAAATTGCCAGTCGCGCGCTATCTCCTGCGGTCAATGATCCTGGCACCGCAATTGATGTCATCGGAACTTTGGTTCGTTTGTTTCATCAGTGGGCAGGTGGTCAGCAGGACAAAGCCCCAGAGGTGCAATACGATCGAATCATGGTGCCGGGTTTGGACGAGCGGGATATGTTTGACGACGCATTTACTGGCATTGCCCGGGATGGCGCGGGTGCGGTCGAGGTGGCGATTCGCTTGCAAAAAGCGTTTGAAAGCCTCTCAGCGCTTAAGTATCAACCCGTCTCTGAAGCGGCTATCAATCATTCCCGATTGGCGCTGGCCCGCAACGAACTCGCCATGACCTTGCCGCAAGACATTGAGGCTGTCAGAAGCGCAGCCAGGTTCTAGACAGGGAATACTTGGTACAATCAGGGGCTTAGCTCAAACCTGCCTGAACTGTCCCCATGCTTGCCCAACAACGAAATACGCTGATCGCCGCATTTGAAGCGGCCGCTGCCGCTGCCCTGAACCAGCCTTTTGAGGGTGTGGTTACGCTGGAAAAACCCAAAGATGCCAGTCATGGCGATGTGGCCTGTAACCTGGCCATGCAATTGGCCAAGCCTGCCCGGCGCAACCCCCGTGAGCTGGCCCAGCTGCTTGCCGACCATGTCAAAGCCAATGCCGACTGCGCGAATTTGGTCGATGCCGTTGAAATTGCAGGCCCGGGCTTTATCAACATTCGTTTAAGCCAAAAGGCCCGTGTTGCGGTGGTGGCGCAAGTGCTGGAGCAAGGCGCTGAGTTTGGAAAGTCTCAAGCCCGATCGGGCGACACTGTCTTGATCGAGTTCGTGTCGGCCAACCCCACGGGGCCCTTGCATGTGGGGCATGGTCGGCAAGCTGCGCTGGGCGATGCAATGGCTGCTGTCATGCAAACCCAGGGCTGGAAAGTTCACAAAGAGTTTTATTACAACGACGCAGGCGTGCAAATTCAAACTTTGGCCACGTCCGTTCAGGCCCGCGCCAAAGGGCTTAAGCCAGGTGACACTGAATGGCCCGAAAGTGCCTACAACGGCGATTACATTGCCGACATCGCAGCCGACTTTCTGGCTGGCAAAGAAGTGAAGGCCGCCGACGGTGAACCCGTCAAAGGCAGTGGCAACGTGAACGACTTTGAATCCATTCGTGCTTTCGCTGTGGCTTACTTGCGTGCAGAGCAAGATCTTGATTTAAAAGCCTTTGGTGTCAATTTTGATCAGTTTTACCTGGAAAGCTCCCTGTATTCCGAGGGCAAGGTCGAGCAGGCCGTTGCCCTCATGGTTGCGTCTGGTAAAACTTTTGAGGAGGGCGGAGCCCTTTGGCTGCGCTCAACCGATTACGGCGATGACAAAGACCGCGTCATGCGCAAATCTGAAGGTGGTTACACCTACTTTGTGCCCGATGTGGCCTATCACATCCAGAAATTCAAGCGTGGCTTTGGCAAGGTCATCAACATTCAGGGCACCGACCACCACGGCACCATTGCGCGTGTTCGGGCGGGTTTACAGGCCTGCAATGTTGGCATTCCGCAGGGTTACCCCGATTATGTGTTGCACAAAATGGTCACGGTGATGAAAGGCGGGCAGGAAGTCAAAATTTCCAAGCGTGCCGGCAGTTACGTGACTGTGCGCGACCTGATTTGCTGGTCGGGCGGTGTGGATGAAAGCCAGCCCATGCTAAGCCAGCCTGAAGCCTTGACCAAAGGCCGTGACGCTGTACGCTTCTTCCTGGTCAGCCGCAAGGCGGACACTGAATTCGTGTTTGATGTGGATTTGGCCCTGGCCCAGTCCGATGAAAACCCGGTGTATTACGTCCAGTATGCGCACGCCCGCATTCATTCCATTCTGGATCAGGCTGAAATCGACCTGACAGGCTTGAACAATGCAGATTTGAGCCTGTTGGGCGCACCTTCCGAGCTGGCTTTGCTCAGAACGTTGGTTTCTTACCCGGACATTTTGTCCAAGGCAGCTGAAGAGTTGGCGCCACACCACATCGCGTTTTACCTGCGTGAACTGGCTGGTGCGTTTCATACTTTTTACAATGCCGAGCGCGTCCGTATCGACGACATAGCCCTTAAAACCGCCCGTGTGGCCTTGCTGGTGGCTGTGGCTACTGTGTTGGCCAATGGCTTGGCAGTGTTGGGTGTTTCTGCGCCCAAACGAATGTAAAAAAGCCGCAGTCAAAAGCTGTCAAAACCCTTGTCGTGTAAGGGTTTTGAACGGAAGTTGAGGAGTCGCCACTCTAGGCGCATGTGCCCTGTTTTTGGTACCATGACAAGCTAAGCAGTCAAAAGGTTTTACATGAACGCACCCGTCGAATTGAATACATTGAAACCCTCAGCCGGCGAAACCGCGCGGCTGCGGGAAATTCCATACAACTACACCTCGTTTTCGGACCGTGAAATCGTGATCCGCCTGCTGGGTGAGTCGGCCTGGAACATTCTTCAAGAGCTTCGCCAGGAAAGAAAAACCGGCCGATCCGCCCGCATGTTGTTCGAAGTATTGGGCGATATTTGGGTGGTTCGCCGCAATCCTTATTTGCAAGACGACTTGCTGGACAACCCCAAGCGCCTGACCGCGCTGATCGAGGCTTTGTTTCACCGCTTGAGTGAAATTGATGCCCGCCGGGTTGAGGTGAAAGACGCTGCTGTAGAAACCGACTCTGAGGACCGCAGCGCCAAGGTACGCGAATTGTTGACCGTGGCTGAAAAGGCCGTGTTCGAGTTTCAGCGCGAGCTGGAAGCCATGGCAATTTTGCGGGGTCATGCCCGCAAAGCACTGGGTGAGCACACCGCAAAAGACAACATCAAATACGATGGTTTGTCCCGTGTTTCACATGTAACCGATGCAACCGACTGGCGCGTTGAATACCCCTTCGTGGTGCTCACCCCCGATCGAGAATCTGAAATTCCCGGTTTGGTGAAAGCCTGTATCGATTTGGGGCTCACCATCATTCCACGTGGGGGCGGCACGGGTTACACCGGTGGCGCAGTGCCACTCACGGCCATGTCAGCCATTATCAATACCGAAAAGCTGGAGGAACTCGGCCAGGTAAAAATGGAAGTGCTGCCCGGCTTAAGCGAAGAATACGCCACCGTATTCTCTGGCGCAGGCGTGGTTACCAAGCGTGTGTCCGAGGCGGCAGAACATGCAGGCCGTGTGTTTGCAGTAGACCCTACGTCGGCTGAGGCCAGCTGTATCGGCGGCAATATCGCCATGAATGCGGGCGGCAAGAAAGCCGTGTTGTGGGGCACCGCGCTAGACAACCTGGCCTGGTGGAGAATGGTTGACCCGCAGGGTGACTGGCTTGAAGTGACCCGCGTGAACCACAACCTGGGCAAAATTCACGACGCACCTTACGCCGAGTTCGACCTGGTGTGGTCCGATGGTCGCCAGGCCC
Coding sequences within:
- a CDS encoding DUF2254 domain-containing protein; amino-acid sequence: MNENWLFYLNRIREKLWVKPLVMCLLSIVAAFLATLADRPGVGDWLPTVSKESVETLLELVASTMLVIAMFSVGSMVSAYASASSSATPRSFPLVVADDTSQNALSTFIGVFIFSVVALIALKNDFYEKAGVFALFVLTILVFAIVILAFIRWVDSIARLGRLGNTIDKVEAATSNAFGQRLGMPYLGGQKSDGKVANGVPVVRSSIAYLQRIDMVKLQSLAEKFDLKVHVQSLPGTFCTPNRAIATVEQPSQAEDLAEECLQAIAECFVLSDTRTFDQDPRFGLVVLCEIASRALSPAVNDPGTAIDVIGTLVRLFHQWAGGQQDKAPEVQYDRIMVPGLDERDMFDDAFTGIARDGAGAVEVAIRLQKAFESLSALKYQPVSEAAINHSRLALARNELAMTLPQDIEAVRSAARF
- the argS gene encoding arginine--tRNA ligase; protein product: MLAQQRNTLIAAFEAAAAAALNQPFEGVVTLEKPKDASHGDVACNLAMQLAKPARRNPRELAQLLADHVKANADCANLVDAVEIAGPGFINIRLSQKARVAVVAQVLEQGAEFGKSQARSGDTVLIEFVSANPTGPLHVGHGRQAALGDAMAAVMQTQGWKVHKEFYYNDAGVQIQTLATSVQARAKGLKPGDTEWPESAYNGDYIADIAADFLAGKEVKAADGEPVKGSGNVNDFESIRAFAVAYLRAEQDLDLKAFGVNFDQFYLESSLYSEGKVEQAVALMVASGKTFEEGGALWLRSTDYGDDKDRVMRKSEGGYTYFVPDVAYHIQKFKRGFGKVINIQGTDHHGTIARVRAGLQACNVGIPQGYPDYVLHKMVTVMKGGQEVKISKRAGSYVTVRDLICWSGGVDESQPMLSQPEALTKGRDAVRFFLVSRKADTEFVFDVDLALAQSDENPVYYVQYAHARIHSILDQAEIDLTGLNNADLSLLGAPSELALLRTLVSYPDILSKAAEELAPHHIAFYLRELAGAFHTFYNAERVRIDDIALKTARVALLVAVATVLANGLAVLGVSAPKRM